AAAACGCATTAAGGAAGCCTTTGATGCTGAAAATATCGAGATCCCGTGGCCGCATACAAAGGTATATTTCGGTAATACTCTGAATAAAAAAAGCGAAGTGCCCTTTCACAATCATATCACTTAAACAAACATGGCACTGCTATTTTTAAAAGATGACACCGCCTGCACAAAAAGCAAACCGGGCAGATATACGCCCCAATTTTTACAGTTTTCAGCAAATCCCCTGTAATAGACCTACCGTCTTTGCGTCTTACCATCAAGATTGATATAGGAGATGGAACGTGTTAAATTTAGTACCCGTCACCCATATTCAATAATGATATGACGGAATATATACCCTGTCTTATCCAACAGGCCTGTTCCGTCATGATTGGATCTGAACAGCTATCGCCATGAAAAAGACTTTGCGTAGAATTTGCTTGCGCCTTGTCCGGCACATATTAGGCGCATATCGTATACTCCGCAATATATTTTTCCGATTCGTCGGATTACTTGATATTGGATATTTACGCAAATGGCTCACACTTGGAATTTTAATAGGTCTCGTGGCCGGTTTTGCATCAATTCTTTTCTATCTGGCGATACAATGGTCATCACAACTTTTATTGGGATATTGCGCGGGATATACGGCGCCCGTGCCAGGGGGAGAAGGAGAAACCATTGTAACGGCAATCAGCAGATTATGGGTCATACCGCTGGTTACCACACTGGGCGGCCTCGCCAGTGGTCTCTTAGTATTCAAATTCGCTCCTGAGGCCGAGGGGCACGGCACGGACGCAGCAATCAACGCTTTTCACAATCAGAACGCCCATATTCGCGCCCGTGTTCCCGGCATCAAGATGATCGCCTCCGCAATCACCATTGGATCAGGTGGCAGCGCAGGAAGAGAAGGTCCTATAGCCCTGATAAGCGCCGGATTCGGATCTATATTGGGCGATTCACTCAGACTCAACGACCGGGATCGCAGAATAGCACTTACCGTCGGTATCGGAGCAGGTATCGGCGCAATCTTTAAAGCACCCCTCGGCGGAGCATTACTGGGTACCGAGGTGCTCTATAGGCGCGACTTTGAAATCGACGCTATTTTCCCTTCATTCATAGCATCGATCACTGGTTATGTTATCTTTGCATCCTTCAATGGCTGGGCTCCCATCTTCAGTATACCTGCGGGTCTTGAATTTAACAGCCCTCTTCAATTAGTAGGCTATATGTTATTGGGACTTATATGCGGAATGGTTGGCATGCTCTACGGACGCACATTCTATAAAATAAGAGATTTTTTCAGGGATTTAAAAGTCCCCAATTATCTGAAACCAGCCATTGGCGGATTGGCCGTAGGGTTAATTGGTATGTTCTTACCCCAGGTACTTGGCCAGGGATACGGATGGGTGCAACTGGGAATAAACGGCGACTTTATGGCCCTTCCCGTGTATTTAATGGTTGGTGTACTGCTCGGGAAAATAGTAGCCACAGGATTGTCAATAGGCTCCGGAGGAAGTGGTGGTGTATTTGCGCCTGGACTGGTGATCGGCGGTATGTTAGGTGGAATAGTGTGGTGGCTCCTCAAAGATTTAACGTTGATAGTCCCGCCTCAGCCCGATGCATTTGTTATCGTGGGAATGATGGCATTGTTCGGAGGTATCGCTAAAGCACCATTGGCGATCATGATAATGGTCAGTGAAATGACCAACAGTTACGTTTTACTTGCTCCCTGTATGATCGCCGTCGTCCTTGCTTATTTTTCATCAGGGAATAGCTATATATATGAGAACCAGGTAACCAACAGGGCCGCATCACCGGCACATAAATTTGAATACTCGGTCCCGTTGCTAACACGGTTATCGGTCAAAGAGGCAATGCATCCCATTGAAGCAACTGTTGGTGTTGACACAAACCTCAAAGAAGTTGCGATTCTAATGAAGAACAACCGGTTGGACGCTTTACCGGTGATTTATAAAGGCTCTATCATCGGCATCGTCGCAAACCTGGATATTGTCCAGGTATCGAAAACGGACAGGGTCTCTAAGTTCGCCAAGGATGTTATGAGCACAGATTTGATAGTCTGTAACTCGAACGAACAGCTTGACGTTGCTCTCGAACGTATGAGTCGTAATAATATCAGCCATCTTCCGGTAATGAATGAGAACAATTCCTCTGAACTAATAGGAATGCTTTGTATAGAAGATATAATCAGGACATATCGTAACCATGCCAAGGCTTTAGACAATATCAATCGCTAAGGAGAGCGTTCCTTTCTCGGATTTACTATGGGAACGTTTTCTTATTCGTTAGAGCCGCTGCCTTCTGCTCGATGCGCCTGTCCTCATCAGTGGTTTTATAGGATTTTAGGAATCTCCGTTTAAACTCCGGGAATGTGTCTTCCCCAATAGTCTGCCTGCACTGCTCGATCAGCTTTTGCATGAAATGAAGGTTGTGTATCGTGGCCAGCCTGTAGGCCAGCAGCTCCTCGCACTTGAAGAGGTGATGCAGGTAGGCTGCTGAGTAATTTCGGCATGTAAAACACTGGCAGTCCTTTTCAACAGGCCCCATATCCTCCCTGTGAACAGAACGCCTGATGTTCACTCTGCCTTTTCGTGTATACAGAGCGCCGTTGCGCGCCACCCTGGTGGGCAGAGCGCTGTCGAAGATATCGATGCCCCGTGAGATACCCTCAACGATATCCTCCGGCGAGCCCACGCCCATCAGGTAACGGGGCCTGTTCGGCGGCATATACGGGACGGTGGCTTCTACGATCTCCCACATCAACGCCTTGGGCTCGCCCAGGCTCAGGCCGCCGATGGCATAGCCGGGAAAATCCAGAGCGGTGATCTGCTCAACCGATTCCTTTCGCAGGTCCGGGTAGGTGCCGCCCTGTATTATGCCGAAAAGGTGCTGCCCGGTATCGCGATGGGCGCTGCGGCAGCGTTCGGCCCATTCAGCCGTGGATGCCGCAGCCTTGCTTAACTCCTTCCTGCCGGCGGTGCTCCCAGGACACACGTCCAGAGCCATGATGATATCCGCCCCAAGTTTCTCCTGCATGGACATTGAGGATTCCGGTGTAATGCTGTGCTGGCTGCCGTCCACATGCGAGCGGAATACGACTCCATCGCCGGAAATCTTGCGTAACGTGGACAGGCTGAATATCTGGTACCCGCCGCTGTCGGTCAGTATGGGGCCTTGCCAGTTCATGAACCTGTGTAACCCTCCCGCCTCCTCGATAACCTTTATGCCGGGCCTTAAATACAGGTGGTAGGCATTGCAGAGAATCATCTTTATGCCGAGTTTTTTTATATCGGCGATGTCCAGGCTCTTAACCGTAGCCTGACTGCCCACCGGAAGGAAGATCGGTGTGTTGACCGGCCCGTGCAAGGTGGCAAGCCTGCCGGATCTGGCGCCGCCTGCCTTGCATTTAGCCGAGATTTTGAAAATCCGCCCCGACATTTTGTCCGCCGACACTACTTATCCTTCTCCCAGTAGCTGACAAACTTAGAAAGCGCATGCACCGCCTCCCTAATGCTGCAGAATGTGGGGACCTTCGAGGCAGTCAGACGGGACCGCTGCTGCATAATTGTACGCCACCGGATATCTTCAAGATCATCATATCCAGGTCTGGCTGCACTTAATACGGCCACAACAGGCTTGGCCCGGCGCCGGAACATCTCAATAATGCTGTCGACTTCCATCTGTACCACGATGACCCACCAATCATCTCTCATGGGATTATCATCGGAAACCTGCATGATAATGCAATCGAAGTCCGGACTCTCCACAAAGAGGTGGTGCACTGCACCCGCCTTGGCCGCATCGTCGCCCCAGATGGAGAAATCGATCGGGTTGCTCAACCAGTCCCAGATGGCCGGCAAGATCGGTTTCAATTGATCCCTCATCGAAGGTGAAAGCGGCGGCACCGACAACCCAGCTTCCTCAGCCAGGTCGGCGGCCAGCACGCCTTTGCCTCCACCTCCACCAATAATCCCCAGCCTGCGTCCCCGGACCGGCTGCAATCCCGAAAACAGGACGAGCAGGTCTGTCATCTCATCCAGGTCACGCACCTGTATGACGCCGAACTGATTAAAAGCGGTCTTCCATATGCTGCTTGAACCGGCGATGGCCGCGGTGTGTGAGCTTACCGCGCGGGTTCCTGCTTTACCCCTGCCTCCTTTTATAGCTATAACCGGCTTTTTCTGCGCAGCCCTCCTGATGGAGTCGATGAACTTTTTGCCGTCTTTTATTCCCTCGAAATAGGCGGCTATTATCTCCGTTTTCGGATCGTCCGCCAGGTAATCAATGATATCGCTCTCATCGATCATAATGGCATTGCCGTAGCTCACAGCCTTGCTGAAGCGGATACCCCGCAGCGCGGCGGTCTGGATCATCAGCGTCGCCGCTCCGCCGCTCTGAAAGACCACTCCCACGTTGCCGGGCTCGGACGGCAAGCCGTAAGCAAATGACACACCAGCGTCGGGGCTGTAGACCCCCATACAGTTGGGACCGATCAGGTTGATGCCCAGCCGCGTAGCTTTTGTCTGTATTTCCTTCTCGAGCTCAATGGCCTGTGAGCGTCCGGTCTCGCTCAGGCGCGCGGTAAAAAGGTGCATCACTTTTACATTCTTTACGGTGCAATCGTCCAGCAGCGGCAGTACCATGTCCGCCGAGACACAACAAATCACAAAATCCACATCGCCTGGTACATCCGCCAGCCTGGGATAGGCTTTTATATCAAGGACGGACTCTTTATGGGGATTGACCGGATATATCTCTCCTCCGAAACCGTAATCGATGAGGTGCTTGAGATAATGGTAACCGAAAGAAACCGGCTGCTCAGATGCTCCAATTACGGCTACATGCCTGGGATAGAACGCATAGTCCAGCAGACTCCTATGCTTTGCTTCTAAAGGAACCATGAATCGACCACCATTATAAGGAAGATTATCCCCAGATAGGGAAAGGCCGATAATTTATATACCATCCAGGCATTGCGGGAGTTCGGCGCAACAAGCAGGCGAACACTGGCAGATACCATCAGCAGGCTCATCAGCACTGCTACGGACAGGTACAGCCAGTGAAGGAATCCCGACAGGAAGTAGATTAATACCCCGAAGGCCGATAGCGCCAGCGATAGTACGGCCAGCAGAGCAATCACCCTCCTGTCCGGCCAGCTCAACGGAAAATAATGCAGCCCTGCGCCTTCGTAGTCGGAGCGGTTGGCCAGCATCAACGTCCATACGTGCAATGGTGTCCAGACGGCTATCAGGCAGAAAAAAAGCACGGGCATAGCAGTCACAGCCGGAGGTTGGCTGACGGCATACCACCCGATCAGCACGGGCGAGCTGCCGGCGATGATGCCGAAGTAGGTGCAGGAGACGGTCTTGCGCAGTATCCCCGATGCCAGAACGCCGACCAGGCCGATGAAAAAACATACAGGCGAGAGTATCCAGGCCAGTACTAATCCGGCCGCAATCAACACTGCAATCATGGGCAGCACCCTCCAGGGTGGCTTGATCCTACCCGACGGCAGCGCCCTTTTATAGGTGCGGGACATCAGGGCGTCCACATCGCGGTCCAGGTAGTTGGTCAGGCCATTGGCGCCTGCGCTGCCGCAGATTATGGCCACAACGGTCAATATAAAAGTGCCGACAGGGAAATGCCCGCCCATCGCCGCTGCCGCGACCAGGGCGGAACAGGCGCCTATGAAGACCAGCAGGCTGGTTTCTTTGGGCTTGAGAACGTTTAAATAATCGGACAACACGAGATGATTTATACCCCATTAATTATAAGGAAGGAGTTCCCTCCTGAGAAATGCTACCGCTTTGGGAAATATCATCGAGATACGATTGCAGTATGACCGTGGCCGCGGCCGCATCTATAGCATTTTTCAGGCGGGCGCGCTTTTTCCCCGCCTCACGCAGCATCCGGTCGGCTGTGACAGAGGTCAATCGTTCGTCCTGCAGGACGGTCTCAACGTCGGCCTGTTCCTTTATTACGGCAACGAAATCCATGACCTTTCGGGCCTGCTCGCCCACTGTGCCGTCGAGCAGGTAAGGAAGTCCTATCACCAGTGTGACGACATCATATTGCCGTAAAAGTGCTTTTATCTCGAGTACGGCAAACGCATCGTCCTTTCTGTCTATGGTCTTTAAAGGGCTGGCCAGTATCAGCGAGGGGTCGGATACAGCGACGCCTATGCGTTTGTCGCCGACATCCAGGCCCATGATCCTACGCATGGCCGGCCTTGAGCAACTCTTCGACTGCCGCCGGCACAGAGTTAAGTGCTTCGACAATCTTCGAGCTGTCTTTGGCCCCCGCCTGTGCCATATCCGCCTTACCACCTCCGCTGCCACCTGCTATAACCGAGATTTTCTTGATCAGTTTCCCGCAGTGTATACCCTTTGAAACAATATCCGCCGTGGCGGTGGCAACGAAAAACGGCTTGTTGTCGTATATGGAGGCCAGCACGGCCAGGCCGCTGCCCATCCCCTCTTTAAGCATGTCACCCATCTCCATGACAGCGGGTACGGGGGCGGACGTCACTTCAGTATAAACCACGTTGATACCAGCGATTCTTTTTTGGTTCTTCTCAAGCAATTCCGTGATCTCATATTTCAAACGCATGCGCTGTTGCATTTCTTTATCTTTCACGCTGGCTTTAAGTCCAACCTGAATATCTGCCACTTTAGCCGGGACCTCCAGCGGCGATACCTTTAAGCTACCTGCTACCTGGTCGAGGGCGTCCAGCCTCTGGCCGATCATATCCTCAGCTTTTCTGCCGGTCACGGCCTCGATCCTGCGCAGGCCGGTTCCAACGCTGGACTCGCCTGTGATAAGAAAATATCCGATCTCGCCGGTTGCTTTGACATGCGTGCCGCCGCAGAGCTCCGCGCTCAGGGCCGGCCTGCCTATTTTAACCAGCCTGACCGTGTCACCGTACTTCTCCTCAAAAATGGCTGTCGCCCCCTGGCTGATGGCCTGGTCGTAGGAACACACGTCAGTTGAAACAGGCAGGTCCTGCCTGACGATTGAATTGACCAGGGACTGCACTTCTTTCAACTCTTCTTTGCTGATGGAAGACAGGTGCGTGAAATCGAAGCGCAGCCTCTCCGGTGTGACAAGCGAGCCCCTCTGGGCTACATGGC
This genomic window from Dehalococcoidia bacterium contains:
- a CDS encoding chloride channel protein: MPGGEGETIVTAISRLWVIPLVTTLGGLASGLLVFKFAPEAEGHGTDAAINAFHNQNAHIRARVPGIKMIASAITIGSGGSAGREGPIALISAGFGSILGDSLRLNDRDRRIALTVGIGAGIGAIFKAPLGGALLGTEVLYRRDFEIDAIFPSFIASITGYVIFASFNGWAPIFSIPAGLEFNSPLQLVGYMLLGLICGMVGMLYGRTFYKIRDFFRDLKVPNYLKPAIGGLAVGLIGMFLPQVLGQGYGWVQLGINGDFMALPVYLMVGVLLGKIVATGLSIGSGGSGGVFAPGLVIGGMLGGIVWWLLKDLTLIVPPQPDAFVIVGMMALFGGIAKAPLAIMIMVSEMTNSYVLLAPCMIAVVLAYFSSGNSYIYENQVTNRAASPAHKFEYSVPLLTRLSVKEAMHPIEATVGVDTNLKEVAILMKNNRLDALPVIYKGSIIGIVANLDIVQVSKTDRVSKFAKDVMSTDLIVCNSNEQLDVALERMSRNNISHLPVMNENNSSELIGMLCIEDIIRTYRNHAKALDNINR
- the tgt gene encoding tRNA guanosine(34) transglycosylase Tgt gives rise to the protein MSGRIFKISAKCKAGGARSGRLATLHGPVNTPIFLPVGSQATVKSLDIADIKKLGIKMILCNAYHLYLRPGIKVIEEAGGLHRFMNWQGPILTDSGGYQIFSLSTLRKISGDGVVFRSHVDGSQHSITPESSMSMQEKLGADIIMALDVCPGSTAGRKELSKAAASTAEWAERCRSAHRDTGQHLFGIIQGGTYPDLRKESVEQITALDFPGYAIGGLSLGEPKALMWEIVEATVPYMPPNRPRYLMGVGSPEDIVEGISRGIDIFDSALPTRVARNGALYTRKGRVNIRRSVHREDMGPVEKDCQCFTCRNYSAAYLHHLFKCEELLAYRLATIHNLHFMQKLIEQCRQTIGEDTFPEFKRRFLKSYKTTDEDRRIEQKAAALTNKKTFP
- a CDS encoding CoA-binding protein, with amino-acid sequence MVPLEAKHRSLLDYAFYPRHVAVIGASEQPVSFGYHYLKHLIDYGFGGEIYPVNPHKESVLDIKAYPRLADVPGDVDFVICCVSADMVLPLLDDCTVKNVKVMHLFTARLSETGRSQAIELEKEIQTKATRLGINLIGPNCMGVYSPDAGVSFAYGLPSEPGNVGVVFQSGGAATLMIQTAALRGIRFSKAVSYGNAIMIDESDIIDYLADDPKTEIIAAYFEGIKDGKKFIDSIRRAAQKKPVIAIKGGRGKAGTRAVSSHTAAIAGSSSIWKTAFNQFGVIQVRDLDEMTDLLVLFSGLQPVRGRRLGIIGGGGGKGVLAADLAEEAGLSVPPLSPSMRDQLKPILPAIWDWLSNPIDFSIWGDDAAKAGAVHHLFVESPDFDCIIMQVSDDNPMRDDWWVIVVQMEVDSIIEMFRRRAKPVVAVLSAARPGYDDLEDIRWRTIMQQRSRLTASKVPTFCSIREAVHALSKFVSYWEKDK
- a CDS encoding UbiA family prenyltransferase — its product is MLSDYLNVLKPKETSLLVFIGACSALVAAAAMGGHFPVGTFILTVVAIICGSAGANGLTNYLDRDVDALMSRTYKRALPSGRIKPPWRVLPMIAVLIAAGLVLAWILSPVCFFIGLVGVLASGILRKTVSCTYFGIIAGSSPVLIGWYAVSQPPAVTAMPVLFFCLIAVWTPLHVWTLMLANRSDYEGAGLHYFPLSWPDRRVIALLAVLSLALSAFGVLIYFLSGFLHWLYLSVAVLMSLLMVSASVRLLVAPNSRNAWMVYKLSAFPYLGIIFLIMVVDSWFL
- the ruvX gene encoding Holliday junction resolvase RuvX, translated to MRRIMGLDVGDKRIGVAVSDPSLILASPLKTIDRKDDAFAVLEIKALLRQYDVVTLVIGLPYLLDGTVGEQARKVMDFVAVIKEQADVETVLQDERLTSVTADRMLREAGKKRARLKNAIDAAAATVILQSYLDDISQSGSISQEGTPSL